One Ethanoligenens harbinense YUAN-3 genomic window carries:
- the istB gene encoding IS21-like element helper ATPase IstB, with the protein MTELTMERLRENLESLKMKNTLEILDNYLERAVKDELNVVDVLDHIFAEEALSKRRRAYEKQVQMSGFPIKKTLEDFDFSFQPSIDKRQIEELATMRFLENGENIVFLGLPGVGKTHLASALGLVAAKHRFSTYYINCHTLIEQLKKAHFENRLPDKLKTLGKYKMLIIDEIGYLPMDIQGANLFFQLIARRYERVSTIFTSNKTFSQWNEIFADVTIAFAILDRVLHHCTVVNIKGESYRLKERKEYMKQKQHIVNTLFEQGQN; encoded by the coding sequence ATGACGGAACTGACGATGGAACGTCTCAGGGAAAACCTCGAAAGCCTTAAGATGAAAAACACGCTGGAGATATTGGACAATTATCTTGAAAGAGCTGTAAAGGACGAACTCAACGTTGTAGATGTGCTCGACCATATCTTTGCCGAGGAAGCATTGTCAAAACGGCGACGCGCCTATGAAAAGCAGGTGCAAATGTCCGGATTTCCCATCAAAAAAACGTTGGAGGATTTTGATTTCAGTTTCCAGCCCTCCATTGACAAGCGCCAGATTGAAGAACTGGCTACCATGCGTTTCCTTGAAAACGGAGAGAATATCGTCTTCCTCGGCCTGCCCGGTGTGGGCAAGACCCATCTGGCCTCAGCACTGGGGCTGGTTGCCGCCAAGCATCGATTCTCCACCTATTACATCAACTGCCACACCCTAATTGAGCAGCTCAAAAAGGCTCATTTTGAGAATAGACTACCGGACAAGCTCAAAACTCTGGGCAAGTACAAAATGCTCATCATTGACGAAATTGGCTATCTCCCGATGGATATTCAGGGGGCGAATCTGTTTTTTCAACTGATTGCGAGACGTTATGAGAGAGTCTCCACGATCTTTACCTCCAATAAGACCTTTTCCCAATGGAATGAGATCTTCGCCGACGTCACTATCGCCTTTGCAATCCTAGACCGTGTTTTGCACCACTGCACCGTTGTCAATATCAAGGGTGAGAGCTATCGCCTTAAAGAGCGAAAGGAGTACATGAAGCAGAAGCAGCACATCGTCAACACCCTTTTCGAGCAGGGCCAAAACTAA
- a CDS encoding type II toxin-antitoxin system prevent-host-death family antitoxin translates to MPRIQPSSDLRNKYNEISAFCHEYDEPVYITKNGQGDLAVMSIETYEKLVGKFELYHLLDEGMDAAKQGRTIPASEAFDRVFQKLDERP, encoded by the coding sequence ATGCCGCGTATTCAACCGAGTTCTGACTTGCGGAACAAATACAACGAAATCTCTGCGTTTTGCCACGAATACGACGAGCCCGTCTACATCACCAAGAATGGGCAGGGCGATCTGGCCGTCATGAGCATTGAAACCTATGAAAAACTGGTCGGAAAATTTGAACTGTATCACCTGCTGGACGAAGGGATGGACGCCGCCAAGCAGGGGCGAACGATTCCCGCGTCGGAAGCGTTCGACCGGGTCTTTCAAAAGCTGGATGAGCGCCCATGA
- a CDS encoding helix-turn-helix domain-containing protein, whose translation MNQGVNDSVRNVPAPNRRTYRVEDIASILGIGRSSAYHLVKQRCFKTVRIGTSIRVSKKSFDEWLDSQNL comes from the coding sequence ATGAATCAAGGTGTCAACGATAGTGTTCGAAACGTGCCTGCCCCAAACCGGAGAACGTACAGGGTTGAGGACATCGCCTCTATTTTAGGCATTGGCCGATCCTCCGCGTATCATCTGGTAAAGCAGCGCTGTTTCAAAACTGTACGCATCGGTACGTCCATACGGGTATCTAAAAAATCCTTTGACGAGTGGTTGGACAGCCAAAATTTATGA
- the istA gene encoding IS21 family transposase yields MRRERGATGIQPERNEASKLDPYKEQITVWLEEAPYSAERILEKIQEQGFEGGHSIVREYVRNKKEQLDEKATVRFETMPGLQGQMDWAFFEDHTVPEDGKLKKLYCFLFILGYSRTWYIEFVTDMSTNTLIRCHANAFRYLGGYPEEILYDNMKQVVIKRLLKQEDSTLNRQFEDFAGFYGFKPMLCRPYRGQTKGKIERTVQFVRDNFMIGIKYSSLDDLNGQALAWCNKVNGKVHATTNEIPFERLKKEGLNPLKREYIIDKINLRRVQKDCLISYGGNQYSVPSEYAGEDVAVVALDNVLAVYYEGKQIALHRISYQKKDMVVNAHHYRRLTVKQSLDTENTLLDGDSVIDFPIQQHDLNRYDEVLL; encoded by the coding sequence ATACGCCGAGAGCGAGGCGCGACCGGTATACAGCCTGAGCGCAACGAAGCGTCGAAGCTGGACCCCTACAAGGAGCAGATAACGGTATGGCTGGAGGAAGCGCCGTACTCAGCGGAGCGGATACTGGAGAAAATTCAGGAGCAGGGCTTCGAGGGTGGGCACAGCATCGTGCGGGAATACGTGCGAAACAAGAAGGAACAGTTGGACGAGAAAGCAACGGTGCGGTTTGAAACGATGCCGGGACTTCAAGGGCAGATGGACTGGGCGTTTTTTGAGGATCACACCGTGCCGGAGGATGGGAAGCTGAAAAAGCTGTACTGTTTTCTGTTCATTTTGGGGTACTCGCGGACATGGTACATAGAGTTTGTGACCGACATGAGTACCAACACTCTGATCCGCTGCCATGCCAACGCGTTCCGGTATTTAGGCGGTTACCCGGAGGAAATTCTGTATGACAACATGAAGCAGGTCGTCATCAAACGGCTGCTGAAGCAGGAAGACAGTACCCTCAACCGGCAGTTTGAGGATTTCGCCGGATTCTATGGGTTCAAGCCTATGCTGTGCCGGCCATACCGAGGCCAGACAAAGGGTAAAATAGAGCGCACGGTACAGTTCGTACGGGATAATTTCATGATTGGCATCAAGTACTCTTCACTTGACGACCTCAATGGCCAGGCTCTCGCATGGTGTAATAAGGTCAATGGGAAAGTCCACGCCACAACAAATGAAATTCCCTTCGAGAGACTAAAAAAAGAGGGCCTTAACCCTCTTAAACGTGAATATATCATCGACAAAATCAATCTGCGCCGGGTACAAAAAGACTGCCTCATCTCGTACGGCGGTAATCAGTATTCCGTGCCATCGGAATACGCCGGCGAAGATGTGGCAGTCGTAGCATTGGACAACGTGCTTGCTGTCTACTATGAAGGAAAGCAAATTGCCCTGCACCGAATATCCTACCAGAAAAAAGACATGGTCGTCAATGCCCATCATTATCGCAGGCTGACCGTCAAGCAATCCCTTGATACAGAAAACACCCTGCTGGACGGCGACAGTGTCATCGACTTTCCTATCCAACAACACGATTTGAACCGGTATGACGAGGTGCTGCTATGA